In the genome of Deltaproteobacteria bacterium, the window TGGTGCGGATCGAGAACGCGCGCACGCACCTGTCGGAGTTACCCATCGGCGGCACGGCACTGGGAACCGGCATCAACGCCCACCCGGGCTTTGCGCCCCGAGTGGTGACGGAGCTGCGGGCGCTGACCGGCCATTTGTTCAAGCGCGCCGATAATGTTTTCGAAGCGATGCAGAACAAGGACGCCTGCGTCGAGCTCTCCGGCGCCTTGAAAACCATCTCTGTCGGGCTGCTCAAGATCGCCAACGATCTGCGCCTGCTCACTTCCGGTCCCCGCACCGGCTTCAACGAGATCGAGTTGCCGGCCACCCAGCCGGGCTCAAGTATCATGCCGGGTAAAGTCAACCCGGTAATCGCCGAAGCGGTCAACATGGTGGCTGCCCACGTCATCGGCAACGACGCTGCCATCACCGTGGCCGGGCTCAACGGCAACTTGGACCTCAACGTCATGATGCCGGTGATTGCCTATAACTTGTTGGAGAGCTTGGAGGTGTTGGGCAACGCCGCTACCGTCTTCGCCGACAAGTGCGTGCGCGGCATCATCGCCAATGCCGAACAGTGCCGTACCTACGGCGAGCATACCGCCTCGCTGGTGACGGCGGTGGCACCGGTGATCGGCTACGACGCTGCCGCCAAGGTGTTCAAGAAGGCCCTGGCCGAGAACAAGTCGCTGCGCCAGGTCATCACCGAGGAACAGTTGATGCCGCCCGAGCGTCTCGACCAGATCCTCGATCTGAAGAAGTTGACCGAAGGCGGCCGCGCCTGAACTTTGTCGTTGAAAAACCCGCGCCCGTGGCCAATGGTGCCGATTATGTACAGGCGTAAGGCATGGCTGCGGCCGGGCGCGTTGTCGTCGGTGGTGCTGCTTGCGGCTGCGTCCGTCGGTGCCGCCTCGCTGCCAACGCGCACCCCGGTGCCAACACGTACTCCACTGCCGACACGCACCTCGCTGCCAACCCGCCCGCCGACGCAAACTCCGAGTGCCAACCGGGCAACCTTCACACCGACTCGAACTCCGATCTCCGGCCGGCCCACACGCACACCGACGCCCACCTCGACGCCAACGCCTACGGTCGCAAGCGAGGCCATCGCCTTTCGCCTGGCAGCACGGTTTGCCGCGGGCCTGGGGCCGAGCGCGCTTGCCGCGGGCGATTTTGACGGTGACGGTAAGGCGGACCTCGTCATCGCTGCGGCCGGCGAGGACGCTGTGCGCATCTTGCCGGGCAGGCTCACGGGAACATTTGGCGCGCCGCTCGAACCGATTGCGGTTGATTCCAACCCGCTGGCGCTCGCGGTGGCGGACCTCGACGGCGATGGCGCAGATGACGTGGTGGCGGTGAGTACGACCGAGCAAAGTCTCAGCGTTCTCTTTGGTGCCGGCGACTTCAGCTTCGCCGCACCAGTAGTGCTGGCGGCCGGTGAGGGCCCAGTGGCAGTGGCCGCCGCCAGAGGCCGGCTCGCCATCACCGACGCGGCGAATAACAGTGTGCAGGTGTTCGACCTCGTAGGTCGAACGGTCGGTCGGCCCACCCTCGTCACGGTCGGCGCCGACCCCCAAGCGCTTATGTTTGCCGACTTCAACCGCGATGAGCGGCCGGACCTGGCGGTCGCCAACCGCGGGGATGACACCGTGTCCGTTCTTCTGGCGCAGGACGACGGCAGCTTCAGGGCCCCGGCTGCGATCGCTGTTGGTCATGAACCAGCGGCGCTGGCGGCGGGCGATGTCGGTGGAGATGGCCGCCTCGATTTGGCGGTAGCCAATGGCGGCGATGACACCGTCAGCATCTTAGTGGGCAACGGCAGCGGCAACTTCACCGCAGGGCCTTCCCTAGCTACCGGGCCAAGCCCAGTCGCGCTCGCGCTCGCCGCCGATACCAGCGAGAGCAACCAAGTGGTAACCGGCGACGGCAAGGCCGATCTGCTGGTGGTATGTGCCGGGGCCAATCGGTTGGAAGTGTATGCCGGAGCGACCGATCGCTCCTTTACCCGTGTCAACCTGTTCGGTGCCGGCAGGGCACCGGCTGGGCTAGCCCTCGGGCAGTTCGACAGCGACCAGGCTCATGCGGCCGACGTGGCCGTAGTCAATCCGGACTCTGATACCGTAACCTTGCTGCGCGGAGGAACGAAAGGGTCGTTCGCCGGCGCGCCGCAGTTCGCCGTGCCACCAGCGGTCGTTGCGGCCGCGAGCGGCGACAGCGACGGCGACGGCTTCAGTGATGCGCTACTCACGGATACCAGCGGTAACGTCTCGCTCCTGCGCGGCAATGGCCGCGGCGCGCTGCGGGATTTGGAGAGCTTCGCGGCGGGGCCGACGCCGGTGGCGGCGGCACTGGGCGACTTCAATGGAGACGGGTACCCTGACGTTGCGGTGGCGAACGATGGCGTTAATCAGATTTCGATTCTCGCAGGACAGATCGGGGGCGGGCTCGCCGCACCCGCCGCCGTCGCCCTTACCGGAGTTGCCGGGGCAGTGCTGGCGGTGGACCTTAACCGCGATGCCGCGATGGACCTGGTTGCGGCCGAGTCCGCCGCCCGTCGCCTCGCAGTCATGCTCGGGCGCTCCGGGGTGCTCCCCACAGCGGTTGAGTTGGACACGCCCGGCTCACCGGTTGCACTGGCCGGCGCGGACCTAAATCAAGACGGCAGAACAGACCTGGTCGTCGCGCTGTCACAACCGCCGGCTCTGATGACTTGGCTGGCGGACACAAGCGGGAATCTCACCGCCAGCGCGGCTAAGGCACTATCGCGGGAGCCGACTGCGTTAGCCCTCGGCGATTTCGATGAGGATGGCCTCATCGACGCAGCGTTGCTCAGCCGCGCCGCCCACAACGTCGAGATTTGGCGCGGCCGCAGCAACCGTAGCTTTGAGAGCATCGGCATCCTCGACGACCAGTTTGACCCGGTGGCAATTGCGACCGTTGACCTCAACTTCGACCACCATCTCGACCTGTTGGTGGTGAGCCAGGCCACAGATGAATTGGTAACCTATGCTGGCACCGGCACCGGCTCTTTTGGCAGCGCAGTAGCCATCCCAGTCGGCCGCGCCCCGACGGCTCTGGCGCTGGCCGACTTCAATGGCGATCGCCTCGCGGACGTTTTGGTGTCCGATTCCGGCGGCGCCGATGTGATGCTTCTGCGAAACGTTACGCGCGTTAGCGTGCCCGAATATACGCCTACGGCAACGAACACCGTTGGGCCGGGCACGCCTACGCCGCCACCGCCGGCGACGGCCACGCCAAGCTACACACCGACGCAAACTGTTGGGCCGGGCACGCCCACGCCGCCGCCGCCGGCTACCGCCACGCGTTCGGTGGCGCGCGAGCAGCCCGGCAGTGGCGGTGGCTGCGCCATCAGCCCGGAGGGGAAGCGCGCCCCCGGCTCGTGGCTGCTCGTCGGGTTGCTGCTAATGGTCCCGGCCTGCCGGAGGAGTCGTTTGCGTCACCCTAGATGACGAGCCTGAAGCCCGGAGCCGGCGAACGCAGCTACGACAACAGCCCCATCCCGTGTGTAGTGCACTTAGCGGCTGCGCCAACCGCCGAGCTATCGTTGCCGTATGATTTCTCGGCGGCACCTACCCGAGGCAATCTGCAACTCAGCGGCCGGCCGCACCGGCTTGCGGACGCCGTGAAGCTTTCGCCTTTGGCGCTGTCACGGACGGACAACCAGCCTGCGCCACCGCCAGTTCGACCTCGCGCCTGAGGGCCGATGCTTTGCCGGCCAGGTCCGACATGCCGAGTTGCTCGGCGGTAGCGATGGCCTGATGCAGCAGCGCGACGGCCCGCTCGTGGTCGCCGGGTGCGTGTCGCGCCAGCAACATGCGGGCGTAGTCATGTTGTCCGCTAGCCAGCCACGAACGGGCGCCGATCCTCGCGTTCATGGCCATGGCTTCTTCGAAATGGCGTTCCGCCTCGTGCCAGCGCTGCATGGTGGTGGCGAGCACGCCGAGAAAGCGCGCGGCGGAGCCCAAGCTGGCAATGGCGTAGCTGATGACGACGCAGCGCGAGGCGTGCGGTAGCAGTAGGTTGTAAAGGATCGCCGCGCGCGGCGCGTCGCCCAGGAA includes:
- a CDS encoding class II fumarate hydratase; its protein translation is MADEFRIEKDSMGEMRVPAAAYYAAQTARAVENFPISNLRFPRRFIRALGLIKAAAARANLQVKLLDERRARAIEQAALEVAGGRFDAEFVVDVFQTGSGTSTNMNANEVITTRAIEILGGNRGDKALVHPNDHVNMGQSTNDVFPTAIHVAAMEAVEEHLLPALRALADAFHAKAEEFKDVVKAGRTHLQDAVPVTLGQEFSGYASVVRHGVVRIENARTHLSELPIGGTALGTGINAHPGFAPRVVTELRALTGHLFKRADNVFEAMQNKDACVELSGALKTISVGLLKIANDLRLLTSGPRTGFNEIELPATQPGSSIMPGKVNPVIAEAVNMVAAHVIGNDAAITVAGLNGNLDLNVMMPVIAYNLLESLEVLGNAATVFADKCVRGIIANAEQCRTYGEHTASLVTAVAPVIGYDAAAKVFKKALAENKSLRQVITEEQLMPPERLDQILDLKKLTEGGRA
- a CDS encoding VCBS repeat-containing protein, with product MYRRKAWLRPGALSSVVLLAAASVGAASLPTRTPVPTRTPLPTRTSLPTRPPTQTPSANRATFTPTRTPISGRPTRTPTPTSTPTPTVASEAIAFRLAARFAAGLGPSALAAGDFDGDGKADLVIAAAGEDAVRILPGRLTGTFGAPLEPIAVDSNPLALAVADLDGDGADDVVAVSTTEQSLSVLFGAGDFSFAAPVVLAAGEGPVAVAAARGRLAITDAANNSVQVFDLVGRTVGRPTLVTVGADPQALMFADFNRDERPDLAVANRGDDTVSVLLAQDDGSFRAPAAIAVGHEPAALAAGDVGGDGRLDLAVANGGDDTVSILVGNGSGNFTAGPSLATGPSPVALALAADTSESNQVVTGDGKADLLVVCAGANRLEVYAGATDRSFTRVNLFGAGRAPAGLALGQFDSDQAHAADVAVVNPDSDTVTLLRGGTKGSFAGAPQFAVPPAVVAAASGDSDGDGFSDALLTDTSGNVSLLRGNGRGALRDLESFAAGPTPVAAALGDFNGDGYPDVAVANDGVNQISILAGQIGGGLAAPAAVALTGVAGAVLAVDLNRDAAMDLVAAESAARRLAVMLGRSGVLPTAVELDTPGSPVALAGADLNQDGRTDLVVALSQPPALMTWLADTSGNLTASAAKALSREPTALALGDFDEDGLIDAALLSRAAHNVEIWRGRSNRSFESIGILDDQFDPVAIATVDLNFDHHLDLLVVSQATDELVTYAGTGTGSFGSAVAIPVGRAPTALALADFNGDRLADVLVSDSGGADVMLLRNVTRVSVPEYTPTATNTVGPGTPTPPPPATATPSYTPTQTVGPGTPTPPPPATATRSVAREQPGSGGGCAISPEGKRAPGSWLLVGLLLMVPACRRSRLRHPR